One window from the genome of Luteithermobacter gelatinilyticus encodes:
- a CDS encoding homoserine dehydrogenase — protein MSTSLKIAIAGLGTVGVGVLKILEAQKELIAARCGRPIEIVAVAANNRHRDRGVDISGYRWVDNALDFAEQDDVDLVVELIGGSDGVAKELAQKTLQAGKSFVTANKALIAHHGTMLARTAHENGAALRFEAAVAGGIPIIKSIGEGLAANRLNRVYGIMNGTCNYILTQMEAKGESFEDVLSEAQLLGYAEADPTFDVDGIDTAHKLAILSSVAFGVETDFDNIYTEGIRHIAAVDIDYADEIGYRIKLLGISSYSEGKLEQRVHPVLVQKNLPIAQVSDAFNAIVAEGDFIGRTFYEGQGAGEGPTASAVVADLVDIARGHNGAAFFVPADKLVKAEPVLIDDHEGAYYMRLHVAEKPGVIADITSILKEQNVSLDVMLQKGHELDGSVYVVMVTHKTRENVLMQALNKIDALPIVLEKPVAIRIENL, from the coding sequence GTGAGCACATCATTGAAAATTGCCATCGCCGGTTTGGGAACGGTCGGGGTCGGCGTTCTGAAAATTCTTGAGGCTCAGAAAGAATTGATTGCCGCGCGTTGCGGCCGTCCAATTGAAATTGTCGCAGTCGCTGCCAACAACCGGCATCGTGACCGGGGGGTAGATATCTCTGGCTACCGGTGGGTTGATAATGCGCTGGATTTTGCGGAACAGGATGATGTCGACCTTGTGGTCGAATTGATCGGCGGCTCCGACGGAGTTGCCAAGGAGCTGGCGCAAAAAACATTACAGGCCGGGAAATCTTTTGTCACGGCAAATAAGGCCCTGATTGCTCATCATGGCACGATGTTGGCCCGAACCGCCCATGAAAATGGCGCAGCTTTGCGGTTTGAGGCCGCTGTGGCCGGGGGCATTCCGATCATCAAATCCATTGGGGAAGGACTTGCTGCGAACCGGCTGAACCGGGTTTACGGCATCATGAACGGAACTTGCAATTACATCCTGACTCAGATGGAAGCCAAGGGAGAAAGCTTTGAGGACGTTCTGAGCGAAGCCCAGCTTCTGGGTTATGCCGAGGCCGACCCCACCTTTGATGTGGACGGTATTGATACGGCACATAAACTCGCCATTCTCAGCAGCGTTGCCTTTGGCGTAGAAACCGATTTCGATAATATTTACACCGAAGGCATCCGGCATATTGCTGCTGTGGACATTGATTATGCGGATGAAATTGGCTATCGCATCAAGCTCTTGGGTATTTCCAGTTATTCGGAAGGAAAGCTGGAACAGCGGGTACATCCCGTACTGGTCCAAAAAAACCTGCCAATTGCCCAGGTCAGCGACGCCTTTAATGCCATTGTGGCGGAAGGTGATTTTATCGGCCGGACTTTTTATGAAGGGCAGGGTGCCGGAGAGGGCCCCACAGCGTCGGCCGTGGTCGCAGATCTTGTTGATATCGCCCGGGGGCATAACGGGGCAGCATTTTTTGTTCCGGCAGACAAGCTTGTCAAAGCCGAACCCGTGCTGATCGACGATCATGAAGGGGCGTATTACATGCGGCTTCACGTGGCGGAAAAGCCCGGCGTGATTGCCGATATTACCTCGATTCTCAAGGAGCAGAACGTTTCGCTCGATGTGATGTTGCAAAAAGGGCATGAACTGGACGGATCGGTTTATGTGGTGATGGTGACCCATAAAACCCGGGAAAATGTTCTGATGCAGGCATTGAACAAGATTGATGCCTTGCCGATCGTGCTGGAAAAACCCGTGGCGATCCGCATCGAAAACCTGTAA
- the glpX gene encoding class II fructose-bisphosphatase — protein sequence MSFDSNMDRLFVLELVRVTEAAAVAAAKLVGMGDEKAADAAAVDAMRRALNEMDIQGRVVIGEGERDEAPMLFIGEEVGTGKGPRVDIALDPLEGTTIAAKAMQNSLAVIALAEEGHLLNAPDVYMDKIAVGPGLPEGVIDLDKTPEENIRDVAEAKGCAVSDLLVCILDRPRHAELIKAVREAGARIKLIGDGDVAGVIATTNPETSVDIYMGSGGAPEGVLAAAALRCIGGQIQGRLLFRNDDERARARKWGIEDLNRKYSTMDMASGDVIFAATGVTDGTMLRGVHSSPDGQKYTTDSVVMRSKSGTVRWIKGEHLRKKAE from the coding sequence ATGAGCTTTGACTCGAATATGGACCGTCTTTTTGTTCTTGAACTTGTTCGTGTCACAGAAGCCGCGGCTGTAGCGGCCGCCAAGCTTGTGGGCATGGGGGATGAAAAAGCCGCCGATGCAGCAGCGGTGGACGCCATGCGGCGGGCTCTGAATGAGATGGATATTCAGGGCCGTGTGGTCATTGGAGAAGGCGAGCGCGATGAAGCACCGATGCTTTTTATCGGTGAAGAAGTTGGCACCGGAAAGGGGCCGCGTGTGGATATTGCGCTGGATCCGCTGGAAGGCACCACCATCGCTGCCAAAGCCATGCAAAACTCGCTGGCGGTGATTGCTCTGGCCGAAGAAGGACATCTTCTGAATGCACCGGACGTTTATATGGACAAGATTGCCGTTGGTCCGGGATTGCCGGAAGGGGTCATTGACCTGGATAAAACGCCAGAGGAAAACATCAGGGATGTGGCCGAGGCCAAAGGGTGTGCCGTGAGCGACCTTCTGGTTTGTATTCTGGACCGTCCGCGCCATGCGGAGCTGATCAAGGCAGTGCGTGAAGCAGGTGCACGGATCAAGCTGATCGGCGATGGCGATGTGGCCGGCGTAATTGCCACCACCAACCCGGAAACCAGTGTGGACATCTATATGGGGTCTGGCGGAGCACCGGAAGGGGTTTTGGCGGCGGCGGCGTTGCGGTGTATCGGTGGACAGATTCAAGGACGGCTGTTGTTCCGCAATGATGACGAGAGAGCCCGCGCCCGAAAATGGGGCATTGAAGACCTGAACCGCAAATACAGCACCATGGACATGGCCAGCGGGGATGTGATTTTTGCGGCAACCGGGGTCACTGACGGCACCATGCTGCGCGGCGTTCACAGTTCCCCGGATGGCCAGAAATATACAACGGATTCCGTTGTCATGCGCTCCAAGTCCGGCACAGTGCGTTGGATCAAGGGCGAACATTTGCGCAAGAAAGCCGAATGA
- the recJ gene encoding single-stranded-DNA-specific exonuclease RecJ: MRQNAATGQEDFLLGVEKSVTGRAWKTRPAEFRVVQAIAQAQGVPEIVARVVAGRGIGIEEAEAFLNPTLRAALPDPSLFQDMDKACARLADAVIKNEKIAVFGDYDVDGATSSALFKRFLRAVGRDCLIYIPDRLREGYGPNSAALLGLKEQGVDLVVTVDCGIVSFEPLQAAQEAGLEVIVVDHHQAEPHLPAAVAVVNPNRLDEPGGYGQLAAIGVSFLVIVGLNRELRRRNWYAQQGFPEPDLMQWLDLVALGTICDVVPLTGVNRALVAQGLKVMARRDNPGLRALADVAGLRETPGTYHAGFLIGPRVNAGGRVGRCDAGSRILSTDDEEEARQLADELHHYNMERQAIEQAVLEQAQNQIAARIGPAGEVPPVIITHGQGWHPGVIGIVAGRLKEFYQRPTFVIGLDDEGIGKGSGRSIPGVDLGAVVTAARQQGILINGGGHAMAAGLTLASTRLKELETFLASRLAAHVTEALSGLSLKLDGALAAEAVKPELVELLQQVGPYGQGNPQPRFALAQMKVRFATVVGQNHVKCALQGPDGATVKAIAFRCADQPLGQLILNKVGQRIHVAGTLKNSHWNGQVSAELFIEDAAETL; the protein is encoded by the coding sequence ATGAGACAAAATGCTGCCACAGGGCAGGAGGACTTCCTGCTCGGCGTGGAAAAATCCGTCACCGGGCGCGCCTGGAAAACCCGGCCTGCCGAATTTCGCGTTGTGCAGGCCATCGCCCAGGCGCAAGGCGTGCCGGAAATTGTGGCGCGGGTGGTGGCCGGACGAGGGATTGGTATTGAAGAGGCAGAAGCCTTCCTGAATCCTACCCTCAGAGCCGCCCTCCCGGACCCTTCCCTGTTCCAGGATATGGACAAGGCCTGCGCCCGGCTGGCCGATGCAGTCATCAAGAATGAAAAAATTGCTGTTTTCGGGGATTATGATGTGGACGGGGCCACGTCATCTGCCTTGTTCAAAAGGTTTTTACGGGCCGTGGGGCGGGACTGCCTGATTTATATTCCCGACCGGTTGCGTGAAGGCTATGGGCCCAACAGCGCCGCTCTGCTTGGGTTGAAAGAACAGGGCGTTGATCTTGTTGTCACCGTGGATTGCGGCATTGTTTCTTTTGAACCGCTCCAGGCCGCCCAAGAGGCGGGACTGGAGGTCATTGTTGTGGATCACCATCAGGCAGAACCCCACCTGCCGGCTGCCGTCGCCGTGGTAAACCCGAACCGCCTTGACGAACCGGGCGGCTATGGCCAACTGGCGGCCATTGGGGTGTCGTTTCTGGTTATTGTGGGACTCAACCGGGAACTGCGCCGGCGCAACTGGTATGCTCAGCAAGGCTTTCCGGAACCCGATCTAATGCAATGGCTGGATCTTGTAGCACTGGGAACAATTTGTGACGTGGTGCCGCTGACTGGTGTTAACAGGGCGCTGGTCGCCCAAGGACTGAAGGTCATGGCGCGACGGGACAACCCGGGTTTGCGGGCGCTTGCGGATGTGGCAGGCCTTCGGGAAACGCCGGGGACCTATCATGCCGGCTTCTTGATAGGGCCGCGGGTTAATGCCGGGGGGCGTGTGGGACGGTGTGACGCCGGAAGCCGTATTCTCAGCACCGATGACGAAGAAGAGGCCCGGCAATTGGCCGACGAATTGCACCATTATAACATGGAACGACAGGCTATTGAGCAGGCGGTGCTCGAACAGGCCCAGAATCAGATTGCCGCACGAATTGGCCCGGCGGGAGAAGTGCCGCCGGTGATCATCACTCACGGGCAGGGGTGGCATCCGGGCGTGATTGGCATTGTCGCCGGTCGCTTGAAGGAATTTTATCAGCGCCCCACCTTTGTCATCGGCCTGGATGATGAGGGAATCGGCAAAGGATCAGGGCGGTCGATTCCCGGAGTGGACCTGGGAGCGGTTGTCACCGCAGCGCGCCAGCAGGGGATTCTGATCAATGGCGGCGGCCATGCCATGGCTGCAGGATTAACCCTGGCCTCGACCCGGCTGAAGGAATTGGAAACTTTTCTTGCGAGCCGTCTGGCGGCTCATGTAACAGAGGCATTGAGTGGCTTGTCCCTGAAGTTAGACGGGGCGCTGGCTGCCGAAGCGGTCAAACCGGAATTGGTGGAACTTTTGCAGCAGGTTGGCCCCTACGGACAGGGCAATCCCCAGCCACGCTTTGCGCTGGCACAGATGAAGGTGCGTTTTGCAACGGTGGTGGGCCAGAATCATGTCAAATGTGCCCTTCAAGGCCCGGACGGCGCCACCGTTAAGGCAATCGCCTTCCGTTGCGCTGACCAGCCGCTCGGGCAGTTGATTCTGAATAAGGTCGGCCAGCGGATCCATGTGGCCGGAACCCTAAAAAATTCCCATTGGAATGGGCAGGTTTCGGCGGAGCTGTTTATTGAAGATGCGGCTGAAACGCTTTGA
- the thpR gene encoding RNA 2',3'-cyclic phosphodiesterase, which translates to MPEQPPVRESTIRAFIAIPLADQAREILKQHVLPAKKTLKDKNIRWVPPANYHVTLAFLGSVPEAGQEDIEAVIEKVCHGREVFNVHVNAARPFPSERKARLFAAEITPSDPLSRLQAALRCALDAHGYKMEDKRFRPHVTLARLKRPMALSGAVGDAGFPIALAVNRVCLYKSETHQTGAVYTCLRDVVFRVN; encoded by the coding sequence ATGCCGGAACAGCCCCCCGTCAGGGAGAGCACTATCAGAGCCTTCATCGCCATCCCGCTAGCGGATCAGGCAAGGGAGATTCTGAAACAACATGTTCTGCCGGCCAAAAAGACGCTGAAGGACAAGAATATTCGTTGGGTCCCGCCGGCCAACTATCATGTGACACTGGCATTTCTGGGGTCAGTTCCGGAAGCTGGGCAGGAGGATATTGAGGCAGTTATAGAAAAAGTTTGTCATGGGCGGGAGGTATTTAACGTGCACGTCAATGCTGCCCGGCCGTTTCCCAGCGAACGGAAAGCCCGGCTTTTTGCAGCGGAAATTACGCCTTCTGACCCGTTATCTCGGCTTCAGGCTGCGCTCCGTTGCGCGCTTGACGCCCACGGCTACAAGATGGAAGACAAACGTTTCCGGCCCCATGTCACCCTCGCCCGTCTGAAACGGCCAATGGCTCTGTCAGGAGCAGTGGGAGATGCAGGATTTCCCATTGCCTTGGCTGTTAACAGGGTCTGTCTGTATAAAAGTGAGACCCACCAAACCGGCGCGGTTTATACTTGTCTGCGGGATGTCGTCTTTAGAGTGAATTGA
- a CDS encoding DMT family transporter, translating into MGIFPSIIAFYFWNNGVAVVGPQVAATFFYMMPIFVALLSYVILGDRLQPYQVTGQFFIFAGFYLSVFLDRKANRRQS; encoded by the coding sequence ATGGGGATTTTCCCGTCCATTATTGCCTTTTATTTCTGGAACAATGGTGTCGCCGTTGTTGGTCCCCAGGTCGCAGCGACTTTTTTCTATATGATGCCGATTTTTGTAGCACTCCTGAGTTATGTAATTCTTGGCGACCGCCTGCAACCCTATCAGGTGACGGGGCAGTTTTTCATTTTTGCCGGCTTCTATCTCAGTGTTTTTCTGGATCGTAAGGCCAATCGTCGCCAGAGCTGA
- a CDS encoding DMT family transporter — MSLRLTAYLGLTTTILCWAGNYIAASLMNNTIPPITGNFWRWGVAALILLPLTYRTLLEHKQAILRAWKYVLFQAALSISIFNALLYLSAHSAAVISLNMIQTFSPVATFFLAWLVLGKKPSRHQLAGLAVAFIGIMILLSQGTPGNLLSIGASPGNLWMLLAVFCWGLYSVLLIKNPLTELPPLAFLTVLVVAGLALMVPFYIVEFLVVGELS; from the coding sequence ATGTCACTTCGTCTTACCGCCTATTTAGGGCTGACCACCACAATCCTGTGCTGGGCCGGTAATTATATCGCAGCCAGTCTGATGAACAACACTATTCCGCCCATCACCGGAAATTTCTGGCGCTGGGGGGTAGCAGCACTGATCCTTCTGCCTCTGACCTATCGAACTTTGCTGGAGCACAAACAGGCCATTCTTCGGGCCTGGAAATATGTCCTGTTTCAAGCGGCGCTGTCGATCAGCATTTTTAATGCCTTGTTGTATCTTAGCGCGCATTCCGCCGCAGTCATCAGTCTCAACATGATCCAGACCTTCAGCCCGGTTGCCACATTTTTCCTAGCTTGGCTGGTTTTGGGAAAAAAACCAAGCCGCCACCAGCTTGCCGGTCTGGCCGTGGCATTTATCGGCATCATGATTCTGCTCAGCCAGGGAACACCCGGCAATCTTCTTTCAATAGGAGCCAGTCCTGGCAACCTCTGGATGTTGCTTGCTGTCTTTTGCTGGGGACTTTACAGCGTTCTACTGATCAAAAATCCCCTGACCGAGCTGCCACCACTGGCATTTCTGACAGTATTGGTGGTGGCCGGCCTCGCTTTGATGGTGCCTTTTTATATAGTGGAATTTCTTGTTGTGGGGGAATTGAGCTGA
- a CDS encoding putative bifunctional diguanylate cyclase/phosphodiesterase translates to MAGDLHHLFLSFGVVWGSSLIFAQEPEPAANFYLVLAMLAGLGCVAVIAGAAHKFVIWAFLGAISLPTLGFIFATPYVPSLAMGLSVVIYVLVIGYCGHLVNDLLVKTLTLQYKNQKLNHEISALLNDHYESLESLRFLVNRMGSGVAMFDQKNNLVTWNKAYEDIFGYPKDFLQPGVPLRELLEWYLSRFDKNKVEIKAEIAKILEKLDRGRKKKFLNTEFDLPDGRIYDLRIDYLPDGETIYSFSDVTHRAKASTDALVKMTQLDPLTSMPNRLMFRRELKKRLLRSETTGRPIAILLVNIDTFKTINEMYGHATGDRVIVQMGEKLCSLAEQDDFVARFGGDEFAVITQRLTTKDKVLEYARQVQNSFRQPMKLGGKEIILELSIGATLYPDDQGSPDQLVRNAGIALGKAKQEGGTAIVMFNWHMQEELKDKTTLVTDIRTSMETSQFVLHYQPQIDLKSRQICGVEALMRWNHPQRGWISPGEFIPLAEWSKQIIPLTEQLLPEACIQAQVWAAQRIKPVPISVNISPMHFHDKGFVDFVRECLEEASLAPELLELEITEGIVMSKTEDVMSTLRGLSELGVRLSIDDFGTGYSSLTYLRRLPISKLKIDQAFVRDMIQEKEAQSVIEAIIRLGHSFNLEVIAEGIETAEQLKMLAAMNCDQAQGFYIGRPLSAADITEWIRTHSG, encoded by the coding sequence TTGGCTGGGGATCTGCATCACCTCTTTCTCTCTTTCGGGGTGGTGTGGGGAAGTTCGCTGATTTTTGCACAAGAACCCGAGCCTGCCGCCAATTTTTACCTGGTTCTTGCCATGCTAGCCGGCCTCGGATGTGTGGCCGTGATCGCGGGGGCGGCACACAAATTCGTCATCTGGGCCTTTTTGGGGGCGATTTCCCTGCCGACCCTGGGGTTTATTTTTGCAACACCTTATGTTCCCTCATTGGCTATGGGATTGTCGGTTGTCATTTATGTTCTGGTGATTGGATATTGCGGGCATTTGGTTAATGACCTGTTGGTGAAAACGCTGACGCTGCAATATAAAAACCAGAAACTGAACCATGAAATTTCCGCGCTTTTGAACGACCATTATGAATCCCTGGAAAGCTTGCGGTTTCTGGTCAACCGCATGGGCTCCGGCGTTGCCATGTTTGATCAGAAAAATAACCTGGTCACCTGGAACAAGGCCTATGAAGATATTTTTGGCTATCCGAAAGACTTTCTTCAGCCAGGTGTTCCCTTGCGGGAATTGCTGGAATGGTATCTTAGCCGATTCGACAAAAACAAAGTCGAGATCAAAGCAGAAATCGCAAAAATCCTTGAAAAGCTAGATCGCGGCCGAAAGAAAAAATTCCTGAACACTGAATTTGATCTGCCGGATGGACGAATATATGATTTAAGAATAGATTATCTGCCCGATGGGGAAACCATTTACAGCTTCTCCGATGTCACGCATCGGGCCAAGGCCAGCACAGATGCGCTGGTTAAGATGACACAGCTTGATCCCCTGACCAGCATGCCCAACCGTTTGATGTTCCGGCGGGAGCTGAAAAAAAGACTGTTGCGTTCGGAAACAACGGGACGGCCCATCGCCATTCTTCTGGTCAATATAGACACCTTTAAGACCATTAACGAGATGTACGGCCATGCCACGGGGGACCGGGTCATCGTCCAGATGGGAGAAAAGTTGTGTTCGTTGGCAGAGCAAGACGATTTTGTTGCCCGCTTTGGTGGTGATGAATTTGCTGTGATTACGCAGCGCCTTACCACAAAGGACAAAGTCCTGGAATATGCTCGACAGGTGCAAAACAGCTTTCGTCAACCGATGAAACTTGGGGGGAAAGAAATCATTCTCGAACTTTCCATCGGGGCCACTCTCTATCCGGACGATCAGGGAAGCCCCGATCAACTGGTCCGCAATGCGGGCATTGCTTTAGGTAAGGCAAAACAGGAAGGCGGAACTGCCATCGTGATGTTCAATTGGCATATGCAGGAAGAACTGAAAGACAAAACCACGCTGGTGACGGATATCCGCACCAGTATGGAAACCAGTCAGTTTGTTCTGCATTACCAACCCCAGATTGACCTGAAAAGCCGGCAGATATGCGGGGTTGAGGCCCTGATGAGGTGGAATCATCCGCAACGCGGTTGGATTTCGCCGGGAGAGTTTATCCCGCTTGCGGAATGGTCAAAACAGATTATCCCGTTGACTGAACAACTTTTGCCGGAAGCCTGCATCCAGGCCCAGGTCTGGGCCGCACAGAGAATAAAGCCGGTGCCGATTTCCGTGAATATTTCCCCAATGCATTTTCATGATAAGGGATTTGTGGACTTCGTGCGTGAATGTCTTGAGGAAGCTTCTTTGGCGCCGGAACTTCTGGAGTTGGAGATTACCGAAGGTATTGTGATGAGCAAAACCGAAGATGTGATGTCCACATTGCGGGGGTTATCGGAGCTCGGGGTCCGGTTGTCCATTGATGATTTTGGCACCGGGTATTCATCCCTGACTTATCTGCGCCGCTTGCCCATCAGTAAACTCAAGATAGATCAGGCATTTGTGCGCGACATGATACAGGAAAAAGAAGCCCAGTCTGTTATTGAAGCCATCATCCGGCTGGGGCACAGTTTTAATCTTGAAGTGATTGCCGAGGGCATCGAAACGGCCGAGCAGCTTAAGATGCTTGCTGCCATGAACTGTGATCAGGCGCAGGGATTTTATATTGGACGCCCGCTTTCCGCGGCCGATATAACCGAATGGATCAGAACACATTCCGGATGA
- a CDS encoding OmpW/AlkL family protein: MKKSILKTAGIAGATLICLMSSTAIAKEAGDWLVRARGVLVTPDAGGTTSIGGEVDIDNSVVPELDFTYFITDNIGVELILATTKHNPVVKNSDLGEVPLGSVWLLPPTLTFQYHFAPKEAFSPYVGAGVNYTFFYSEDTSEALEGLGMTKINYDDGFGFALQAGFDYAINEKWSFNVDVKKVWLNTEVSIANGAVTAADVDINPWLIGVGFGYSF; the protein is encoded by the coding sequence ATGAAAAAATCTATCCTGAAGACGGCCGGCATTGCCGGAGCAACTCTGATCTGTCTGATGTCTTCAACTGCAATTGCCAAGGAAGCCGGGGACTGGCTGGTCCGGGCCCGCGGTGTTCTAGTCACGCCTGATGCCGGGGGCACCACGTCCATTGGTGGTGAGGTGGATATTGACAACAGCGTCGTGCCGGAACTGGATTTTACTTATTTCATCACGGACAATATCGGTGTCGAACTTATTTTGGCGACCACTAAGCATAACCCGGTGGTCAAGAACTCTGATCTTGGTGAAGTTCCCTTGGGCAGTGTGTGGTTGTTACCGCCGACGCTGACTTTCCAATATCATTTCGCTCCCAAAGAAGCCTTTAGCCCTTATGTGGGGGCTGGTGTGAATTATACATTTTTCTACAGCGAGGACACCTCCGAGGCTTTGGAAGGGCTTGGCATGACCAAAATCAATTATGATGACGGGTTTGGATTTGCCCTTCAGGCCGGTTTTGATTATGCCATCAACGAAAAATGGTCCTTTAACGTGGACGTTAAAAAGGTCTGGCTGAATACAGAAGTTTCTATTGCCAATGGCGCCGTTACAGCAGCGGATGTGGACATTAATCCGTGGCTGATCGGGGTCGGCTTCGGCTACAGTTTCTAA
- a CDS encoding PhoH family protein, which translates to MRKTSEHQNIHSSNIRPLYREAAWDPLDSEEQSRDKRYIRKIKPQSDNQQQLLEAIDSYNVVMAIGPAGTGKTYLAVAKGVEALEAGEVNKIILCRPAVEAGESLGYLPGAVDEKLAPYLRPLYDALSDRMGLRKLKKYLHDGTIEIAPVAYMRGRTLNNAYIVVDEAQNCTYGQIKMLLTRLGWQSTMVMTGDPGQTDLLNGLSGLADIANKLAGLDDVAVIRLKDKDIVRHPLVAAMLTVI; encoded by the coding sequence ATGCGCAAAACTTCTGAGCATCAGAATATTCATAGCTCAAATATCCGACCTTTGTATCGGGAAGCGGCCTGGGACCCGCTCGATTCTGAGGAACAGTCGCGAGACAAGAGATACATTCGCAAAATAAAACCTCAAAGCGACAACCAGCAGCAGCTTCTGGAAGCAATTGACAGCTACAATGTTGTGATGGCGATCGGACCGGCTGGGACGGGAAAAACCTATCTGGCGGTGGCCAAGGGTGTAGAAGCACTGGAAGCCGGAGAGGTTAATAAAATCATTCTGTGCCGCCCCGCAGTGGAAGCGGGAGAAAGTCTGGGATATCTGCCGGGCGCGGTGGATGAAAAACTCGCGCCCTATTTGCGGCCGCTATATGATGCGCTGAGCGACCGCATGGGACTCAGAAAACTGAAAAAATATCTCCATGACGGCACCATCGAAATTGCTCCGGTCGCCTATATGCGCGGCAGAACCCTGAACAATGCCTATATCGTGGTGGATGAAGCGCAGAATTGCACCTATGGCCAGATCAAAATGTTACTGACCCGTTTGGGGTGGCAATCCACCATGGTTATGACAGGCGACCCGGGCCAGACAGATCTGCTTAACGGCCTGTCCGGACTTGCGGATATTGCCAATAAACTGGCCGGACTGGATGACGTGGCGGTGATCCGGCTGAAAGACAAGGATATCGTCCGTCATCCGCTGGTTGCGGCCATGTTAACCGTAATCTGA
- a CDS encoding NAD(P)H-dependent flavin oxidoreductase, with protein sequence MALPKILENSLTLPVIGSPMFIISNPDLVIEQCKAGIVGSFPALNARPKEMLDDWLWRIKRELADYQRDNPDKKVAPFAVNQIIHHSNDRLAHDLDLCIKHEVPIIITSLMAPNKIVGPVHEYGGLVFHDVISLRHARKAAEAGVDGLILVCAGAGGHAGTLSPFALVQEVREFFDGTILLAGAISTGRSILAAQAMGADLAYMGTRFIATQEANADPAYKKMLIDHYAQDIVYSSLFTGVHGNYLKPSIHAAGLDPDDLPEADKNTMNFGSGGGSKAKAWRDIWGAGQGLGSIKDAPTTAALVEQLRREYVNARESLLPLSSDYG encoded by the coding sequence ATGGCGTTACCGAAAATCCTTGAAAACAGCCTAACACTCCCCGTGATCGGCTCCCCCATGTTTATCATTTCCAACCCGGATCTAGTGATTGAGCAATGCAAAGCCGGAATCGTCGGATCCTTCCCGGCTTTGAATGCCCGGCCCAAGGAAATGCTGGATGACTGGCTGTGGCGCATCAAAAGAGAACTGGCGGATTATCAACGTGACAACCCGGACAAAAAGGTTGCACCATTTGCCGTAAATCAGATCATACACCATTCCAATGACCGGCTGGCGCATGACCTGGATCTCTGTATCAAACATGAAGTGCCGATCATTATTACCAGTCTGATGGCGCCGAACAAAATCGTCGGCCCGGTGCATGAATATGGGGGGCTGGTGTTTCATGATGTGATCAGTTTGCGTCACGCCCGCAAAGCTGCTGAGGCAGGGGTTGACGGGCTGATCCTGGTCTGCGCAGGCGCTGGCGGACATGCCGGTACCTTAAGCCCTTTTGCGCTGGTCCAGGAGGTTCGGGAATTTTTTGACGGCACGATTCTTCTGGCTGGCGCCATTTCCACAGGGCGCAGTATTCTGGCAGCCCAGGCAATGGGCGCTGACCTCGCCTATATGGGCACACGGTTCATCGCTACCCAAGAAGCCAATGCTGACCCGGCCTATAAGAAGATGTTAATTGACCATTACGCGCAGGATATTGTGTATTCCTCCCTGTTTACCGGCGTCCATGGGAATTATCTGAAACCCAGTATCCATGCGGCGGGCCTTGACCCGGACGACCTGCCGGAAGCCGATAAGAACACAATGAATTTTGGCAGTGGTGGCGGCAGCAAGGCCAAAGCCTGGCGTGATATCTGGGGCGCCGGCCAGGGACTAGGGAGCATCAAGGACGCTCCCACCACGGCGGCCCTTGTTGAACAATTACGACGTGAATATGTGAACGCCCGTGAAAGCCTTCTGCCTCTTTCGTCAGATTACGGTTAA
- a CDS encoding PadR family transcriptional regulator, producing MNTRKSRTVYAILGFLASKPRSGYDIKKAIEKSVGFFWSESYGQIYPMLKKLAEDGYAEKLPPDPHSSRKRQRYAITDKGRAVLADWIKQNADYGGYRNELLLKLFFGHNVGVETSLKHLQDFLEHEKQRLEMFEGFHRTLPDQTNQPVTSMTYLSATLNYGIKGTRMNIEWAKETIQLLKNNKN from the coding sequence ATGAATACAAGAAAAAGCAGAACCGTTTACGCTATCTTGGGTTTCCTTGCCAGCAAACCCCGTTCCGGCTATGACATCAAAAAAGCCATTGAAAAAAGTGTTGGTTTTTTCTGGAGCGAAAGTTATGGCCAGATTTACCCCATGCTGAAAAAACTGGCTGAAGATGGATATGCAGAAAAACTTCCCCCCGACCCCCATTCCTCCCGCAAACGTCAGCGCTATGCCATCACGGACAAAGGACGCGCCGTATTGGCCGACTGGATCAAACAGAATGCCGATTATGGCGGCTATAGAAACGAACTCCTTCTCAAACTATTTTTCGGCCATAATGTCGGGGTAGAAACCAGCCTGAAACATCTGCAAGACTTTCTTGAACATGAAAAACAACGTCTTGAAATGTTTGAGGGCTTCCACCGGACCTTGCCAGATCAAACAAATCAACCTGTCACCAGCATGACCTACCTTAGCGCAACCCTTAACTATGGCATCAAAGGAACCCGCATGAATATTGAATGGGCCAAAGAAACCATTCAGCTTCTAAAAAATAACAAAAATTAA